Genomic DNA from Kluyveromyces lactis strain NRRL Y-1140 chromosome C complete sequence:
TAGGTAAAGGTTTCAAGGGTAAAGAAATTATTAAAATTGGTCTAGCCTCTAAATTCTATGGTATCGGTTTGAAGACAGCAGAAAAGATCTGTTCAAAGCTAGGTTTCTACCCATGGATGAGGATGCATCAGCTTACAGAGCCACAAGTAATGGCTATTACAAGTGAACTGGCTAATATGACAATTGAAGGTGATGCACGTGCTATTGTAAAGGAAAACATCGCTTTGAAGAGAAGCATTGGTTCTTATGAAGGTATGAGACATGCTCTAGGACTTCCAGTCCGTGGTCAACGCACGAGAAATAATGCAAAGGTGGCTAGAAGGTTAAATAAGGTTGATAGAAGGGGATACCATACACAAACAAGAAGTCCGATCTTAGAACAAATTTCGAATTTATGAAGTGCGACTAAAGTATGGATGACACAAAATTATTACCCATATAATTGATAATATCGGATATAAAATACAAAGTGCTGCCGATCGTTACACAACTTTAAACCCCTTTCTAATGTATATCTTGTAAATAAGTTACTCAGATTATATCATATAGTCGTCGCAGAACGAGTcccaatctttcaattccatAAGGTGCCTCAGAGTTGGTCTACCATGAGGGCAATTCCAAGGCTTTTCCAAGTCGCTTAGATTATTGACTACCTTTTTCATTGTGCGCATGCTTAACGGCTTACCTATCATGATACTACTTCTACAAGCTCTCATGGCAAACATGGAACGAATCTTTGAGCATCTAATATTGGACATATCATGGCCTTCATGCTCACGAATGAGTTGAATCAATTCGTGAAAGTCATACTCAGTAAACATTGTATTTTTAGATACTGGGAAGCTCACCAATTTAATTCTTTGGCcaggttcttcttcttgatctaTGCTTAATTTAAAGCCATTCTTACTAAAAACGTCTTTATATTCCATCACTAATAATTCATCAATCACGCTTAGCTCTAAAGTCTTTAGTGAAAGTAAAGATTGAGATTTAAAGACGGTATTCTTCTGCAACATCTCAaaattgtatttttcatcaCTAGCGTGTTGATCGACTATGAAGAGATCAAATGCGCCTTCCTTGCATCTGGTGACTATTATGAAGCCTAGATTGAATTGTCCAACGATAGTCATGTTCTGAAAATCGTTCTTGGAGACGGTCAACGTTAATAAATGTTctgctttttctttatcatcGATCGAAGCAATTTCATTGACTAATCTCTCGTGCTTTATCGctttatcaatttcaatcgCACAAACAACTTTTTGCGATTTCTCAGCTTCTATCTTAAGGGAGGCACGGACAGAGGTAACTAAGTTATTGATTTGGTGTAAAGATAGAgattctgaagaagatcctTCTATTTGCTTCttgatttgttccaaatcAGATTCGTTCTCCACAGTATTCTTAAAAACAATATCGgtaccattttcaaaatcGTCATCTGAGTAGTCCGATTCATTCGGACTATGGTTATGGCTATGTCTGCAACTATCATTGCCGGAATGGCTGGTATGTGGGTGAAATACTAGCTTATTATCACGATCTTGTGATGCAGGTATTGTCGATATATTGTTGTCTATCTGGACGACAAGTTCATCTACCTCAACTGGcgatttttcaatatcaacgTTTGACATTCTTCTATGTAAGAAATCACCTAATTGGATATGGTTTCCTTTGGGGGTAACTTTTAAGTTATTTTTATCGATATCGACATCCTCTGATTCATCTAATTCTTTACTGATGACATTCGATTCACTCTCAATGGTATTTTCCAGGTCAGAGTCAACAAAAAGCCGTTTTGTGTCCCCTTCCTTCTCATGCGGGTTCAGCAAATGAGGACCAGTATTTACATCTTCGGCAACATAATCAAGATGATTATTCGCACTAATCTCATCCTTATGCACGGACTCTCTATGATTGTGTAATTTATCGTCAAATCCATCATCTAGGTCTTCTGTTTCGACAGTACTGCTTTTCAGTTCGCTCTGTTCGCTCTCTCCCTTCATTTTGGCAAGAGTTGGAGATCTCAAGGGTGATATCAGCCTTGGTAATTCATGCACttcatctttgataatAGTCGGATGCCGGAGGTGATTACCATTGGAAATAATTTTCGAATTTTCACTATTGTGTAGTGTGCTGGCATCTAATGGTTCAActttaattcttttagGCCCAAAGGGATTATCGGATGTTGTTTCCGATTTGGGTACCACGAAACCTTGCTTCTGgaaaaacaattgaagtGATTCTCTCAACGCGTCAAGAACATACTCTTCATAATGTAAACTCACTGTTCGTTTATCAGGAGTTACattcaaatccaaaaatttGGTGCCAACTCgaaaatcaagaacaaacgACGGATATTGAACATTGTTGAAGCTTTGGTATGTTTCATTAATAGTTTTAGCGACTTTAGGGTAATCAACTGGCCGTTTATTAATGTAAACATACTGTCTGTCTTTGCTTGCTCTGCCGCAACCAAATGAGACCATTGATATCTGACCAGTAATCTTGACCTGAAACTCGGAAGCATTTTCCTCCTTTTGATTTTCGGGAAGTATTGAGGTGTGTCTGATATTAGAAAGGTCTAAGTCCACGTCAATGCTAGCTAGCCCCTTCCCCGCATTGGATCCAAATACAGAAACTAAATTTCGAGTAATATCAGACTTCCCtattgatgataatatgAGAGTTTTCTTTCCTGAAGGTAAAACATTGCTCACAGATATTTTTACGTTTGTCTGAATAATAGCATAGCTTTGAATGAGATCAATGCTTCGATTGAATTGtcttttgtaattctttaTAAAGTCTTTTTTCCTAACGGGTAAAGTATCGAAAAGGTTAGATACTAACACAGTAGTTCCTGTGTTCCTTGAACATATGATTTTATTGCAAGTACCTGAATGATTGAAAACTATTTTGTAAGCTTTAGGTCCCTTAGTAGTTGTTGTAATAATAACTTTTCCCATCTGACATAACGATGCTATAGCCTCACCTCTAAATCCAAATGACGTGACCTTGGAAACGTCCTCAAAAGACGAAATTTTCGATGTCCGATGTTTCTGGCCAACATTATCCAGATCATCCTCAGAAATACCAACCCCATTATCAGCGCATTCTATGGATTCAATACCATAATTCTTGAATATGATTTCGATTTTATCAGCTTTCGCATCTAAACTATTCTCTAGTAGCTCTTTGATTGCACTACGCAAATCAACGATCACCTGGCCAGAAGTAATCTTATGAATATCTGCATTTTCTATAGCCTGAATACCCATAATTATTTACTCTGTCGGCATGTCTCTTTACATTACCACTAACAAATTCCTTGGTGTGCGCTCAACTGTAATTCAATTATGTAAGATGTTTtattttaaaggttttcAAAATACTAAGCTCGTAGGATCACTCAATGGAAATTGTCATAATACAAACATTTACGGTAAGAACAGTAAATTCTCTATGGCACACTGACGCTACATCGACTTTGAGAGAATTACTGACTTTCGTGAATGAAGTTCATCGAAAAATGGCTTCCGGTTTATTTGAAAGCTTGGATTCAGCTTATCTGGTATCATAGAGACATTTACCCTAGAGAAACCTTTTCCTGGACAGATTATCACGCATTCAACTTACCTAGCCATATACCAGTGAATGTGAATCCTGAATTGCAAAAGTACTTAGATGAATTATGTGATGATATTCTCAGTAAGCTTAAACAATTACACTATTTGAATTTGTATATTTGTGAATGTGACGATGAGGACTATGTCATTGAAAGATACTGCCTTGATTTTGGGGACATCAACCATCTTGATAAGACAGAAGCTAACACCGATCAGGAAAACCTTGTATTTGACGAATTCAGATCATCGATATACTCTCTGATTGCGCATTTAGAGAAGCTTCCGCAACTAGAGCCAGGTAAATATACCTTTGACATTGTTATCGAAACGGTCGAAATGAGTTTGGGCCATATGTCAAATGAGAATTTACCTCGatcaaaggaaaatgtAACCAATTTAGAAAGAGATTGGAATTGGGTAAAGTACAAAGACCCGTCAAATGACTTTCCTAGTGCAGGACAATCACAGGAGAGAGTTAAGATGTATTCTTTAGTAGGATGtgatttgaattctttggTTTTCCATCAGTTTGCAGAACGACTTGTACCACAGGATAATAACATATCTACATCAATAGAATAAGTCTTCCAAAATGATTTTACCCTTAATTATTTCAAAAAGTTATGATATTAAGACAGATgatttttcatttgaatATATAATATTGTGAATGCAGAAATATACAAGTATGGGAACAAGCGACTATTCTAGCTTCATTAGCCGCTTTAAGTTTTCATAGCATAGGTAACTAATGGAGACAGCAGGACACACCTTGGCTAAGTTCGGTACCAGACCTTTAAATAGACCCTGGTACccttctctttgaattgtCTTTTTCAGAACATCTGAAAAGCCATTGTAAGTATGTGGATGAGCATAGGTACCTTGGGCTTGCAATCTGGTTCTTAGTAAATTTATAGGATACACCAGTGTAGCACCCACAGTACCACTAAACGCACCCATGGGTAAAACTATTAGGTTGCTAATGATAACTTCGTCTTCTGGAAGACCGGTTTTCTTGGCCTCTTTCTTAATGTACCACTTTTTTAAAGCGGAAAATGTTCCTAAGTCGAGAGCTGCGTACGGGAAAATACCCATTACACCAATGTGAACACCCCTGTAAAACAACCGTATACCACCCTGTTGGTAC
This window encodes:
- the PMS1 gene encoding ATP-binding mismatch repair protein (similar to uniprot|P14242 Saccharomyces cerevisiae, YNL082W), which encodes MGIQAIENADIHKITSGQVIVDLRSAIKELLENSLDAKADKIEIIFKNYGIESIECADNGVGISEDDLDNVGQKHRTSKISSFEDVSKVTSFGFRGEAIASLCQMGKVIITTTTKGPKAYKIVFNHSGTCNKIICSRNTGTTVLVSNLFDTLPVRKKDFIKNYKRQFNRSIDLIQSYAIIQTNVKISVSNVLPSGKKTLILSSIGKSDITRNLVSVFGSNAGKGLASIDVDLDLSNIRHTSILPENQKEENASEFQVKITGQISMVSFGCGRASKDRQYVYINKRPVDYPKVAKTINETYQSFNNVQYPSFVLDFRVGTKFLDLNVTPDKRTVSLHYEEYVLDALRESLQLFFQKQGFVVPKSETTSDNPFGPKRIKVEPLDASTLHNSENSKIISNGNHLRHPTIIKDEVHELPRLISPLRSPTLAKMKGESEQSELKSSTVETEDLDDGFDDKLHNHRESVHKDEISANNHLDYVAEDVNTGPHLLNPHEKEGDTKRLFVDSDLENTIESESNVISKELDESEDVDIDKNNLKVTPKGNHIQLGDFLHRRMSNVDIEKSPVEVDELVVQIDNNISTIPASQDRDNKLVFHPHTSHSGNDSCRHSHNHSPNESDYSDDDFENGTDIVFKNTVENESDLEQIKKQIEGSSSESLSLHQINNLVTSVRASLKIEAEKSQKVVCAIEIDKAIKHERLVNEIASIDDKEKAEHLLTLTVSKNDFQNMTIVGQFNLGFIIVTRCKEGAFDLFIVDQHASDEKYNFEMLQKNTVFKSQSLLSLKTLELSVIDELLVMEYKDVFSKNGFKLSIDQEEEPGQRIKLVSFPVSKNTMFTEYDFHELIQLIREHEGHDMSNIRCSKIRSMFAMRACRSSIMIGKPLSMRTMKKVVNNLSDLEKPWNCPHGRPTLRHLMELKDWDSFCDDYMI
- the REV7 gene encoding Rev7p (similar to uniprot|P38927 Saccharomyces cerevisiae YIL139C REV7 Subunit of DNA polymerase zeta which is involved in DNA repair required for mutagenesis induced by DNA damage) — translated: MKFIEKWLPVYLKAWIQLIWYHRDIYPRETFSWTDYHAFNLPSHIPVNVNPELQKYLDELCDDILSKLKQLHYLNLYICECDDEDYVIERYCLDFGDINHLDKTEANTDQENLVFDEFRSSIYSLIAHLEKLPQLEPGKYTFDIVIETVEMSLGHMSNENLPRSKENVTNLERDWNWVKYKDPSNDFPSAGQSQERVKMYSLVGCDLNSLVFHQFAERLVPQDNNISTSIE
- the SWS2 gene encoding mitochondrial 37S ribosomal protein uS13m (similar to uniprot|P53937 Saccharomyces cerevisiae YNL081C SWS2) — protein: MVVHILGKGFKGKEIIKIGLASKFYGIGLKTAEKICSKLGFYPWMRMHQLTEPQVMAITSELANMTIEGDARAIVKENIALKRSIGSYEGMRHALGLPVRGQRTRNNAKVARRLNKVDRRGYHTQTRSPILEQISNL